CGTAGACTACTGCACGCAAATAGTATTACGGTACTTGCGCCAATCATCAATGACAGGGCACTCGGCTTGATTCGTTTTTTTTTCATAAGATGTTTTTCCCGCAGAGAACGCAGAGAATTAGCTATTGCTGGATACTTTACGTCCTAATCCCAACCCAGCCTAAAAGTCGATTGCTAAATCTTTTTGCATTTTAAATAGAAAGAATATCCTTCATCAGGGTATTCGCTCAGTCCCACTGAATCAATCAGTTCTAGGCGGCTAAATCTTCCTGTTCTTAAACTAAAAGGCATCGGGGAGACAGCCTTTTTATCTACGACTTTAAACCCAAATTTTTCTATGTTGTTAATTAAATCTTCTGGGCAGTATTCAATTTTATGTTCCGGATGAACAAAGCCCATTTTAACTTGTAAACGAGTAAGTTTTCGATTGGGAGTATCCAAACAAAAATAGCCTCCCGGTTTTAGGACACGATGAACCTCCATATATACTTTTTCAGCTTCGTTTTCTGTAATGTGTTCAATACTCTGTCCTGACCAAACCAAATCAATTATTTCATTCTCAAAATTAGATAAATCCGTCATGGATTGATAATAATAGGTTACTTTAGTGCCTTGAGGCGTTGTTACTTCATTCGTAGGCAGGATAGCGGAACCGAACATTCTTTGTTCAGGAGGCAAATCAATAATATGGACTCGATCGGGAATAGAAGGATACCCCATCGCCAGTAAGCTTCCTTCTACGAGATGACCAGCAGCGCCCCCAAGATCCAAGATTACCTTAGCAGGAGGGAGATGTTCTTGGACAAGGGTTAAACGCGCTAAATGGTGGGAAAGGATTCCATTCGTTTTGAATAACTTTCTTTCAGTTTCAGCAGGAATCATCAAAAACGAAAAAATTAATGATGTTCGTGTTATTTCACCAGAATCTAGTTTCTTTAAATAAAATTGAACTTCTTCTTCTAAAGGAGGTGAATTAATTAAATATTTATAAAGATTAATTATATAGGTTTCATTATTCGTTTGAATCTTGGTTAGCTGATAGAAGGAATTAATTGTTAAGAAGCTTGAAATTAAAAGTAAGTCGAAGGGATAAAATATTAAATATCTAAAAACTTTAAAAGCTAGAAGCTTTTTGTTTTGTAATGAATTTTGCATATTTTAATTAAATATTAATCAAAAACAATTCAGGTTCAAATTAGGGCTATATCAAGTCATCGGATTAGTTTATTGTGAATTTAGCATAATTGTCAGAGTTCTTGTAAAACTTGGTTTAGTGAATGTTGATTTTATTTTGATAGTGCAAAAAGCACAGCATTTTAGGGTAACTTAATAGCTGGGCGATCGCATTTGTAAGGGCGAAGGTTTCGACCCTGCTTTTACCTTTTGCTATTTTTCTTATCCTGCCCAAAGGTGTTGGGCAAATCGAATGGATAGCGGAACAAGTAAGACGGTAAAAAAGCCGATTGTGGCATATCCCCAACGCGGGTGACGGGAAAGTAATAAGCCAAGCGCGATCGCAAGTGACACAATGCCGTAAGCAATCCGCCCAATCGACCAAGTTCCTCCAGAGGACAAAATTAAACCCAAGCCGCAAAATCCATAAATTACGGTTACTAAACTGAGTTGATTCCGGAAGTGCCATAACAAGTAGCCACCCCCCACTAACGAAACCGTATTAATTAATGGATCGCCTGCTTGTAACCACAAAATTAACCATAAAACACAAAAGCCGTATCCAACTTTAACCGAACCTAATTTTTGCCGGAATCGCCACAGTAAATAGCCACAGCCGACAAGGATTAAAAATAGCAGCGGATGCCAAGGATCTTTAATCCCGCCATACTTCCAATTGGCAGTGCCAATCGAAATTTGCATTAGCATTTTCCACCAACCCTGCCAATCAAATCCGACTGAAGGTCGCCATCCTCGCTGTGCGTGAATAAACGCTAAAGGGTCTGCAAATCGAATCCAGCAATACAAACTAAATAGAAGTAACCCTCCAGCAGTCGCTAGACTGGCAACGTAGGCGATGAGGGGTCTGCGTTCTTTCCAGGCGGCAATCAGAAAGGCGGGGATGAGGGCGATTCCGGTGGGACGGGTGGCAGTTGCTAATGCACCGCACAGGGATAACCAGGCATATTGACGTTTATCAAAGGCTCGTAAAGCCGCAGTGCTGAAGAATAAAAATAGCCCTTCCGTGTAAATTACGGTTCCAAATAGGGAAAACGGACACCAAGCCAATACCGCACTTGCCCACCGTGCAGCACTTCTACCATGACGTTCTTCGACCCAAAAGTATACAAGGGCGATCGCTCCTAATAATGCCAAATTATTTACTAGCGTGCCCGCAACTTCAAACGGCAAGCCGAGGGTCATTACTCCCCGGATGAGTAAAGGGAAAACGGGGAAAAAGGCAACATTATGTCCTTGTCCGTCATTCGCGTATTCGTAACCAGAGACAGCGATCGCTCGATAATGAATGCTATCCCAGCCCTCAAAAACTCCCCAACCAGATGTAGGCATCATGTTTGAGGGACTTGGAAGTGCAGGCGCAACCACCATCATTGCGATCGCAATGATGAGTCGGCTGCATAGCCACATTGCTGTTGCAAAGACGAACCCATTCGTGCTTATGTCTTTTTTTTCAACAGCAGCAGCTTCCACAGTTGCAGCATATTTTTCCATAGATGCCCCACTCAGTTGCTCTTCCCAATCTTACTCATTGACACTCATCTGGCCCACGATTGAGCGCTTATGGTGAGTAATAATACCCCGATCTTTATCAATCCGCTCAGATGAGATGTGAAGGATGAACCCCAAGCAATTTATAGTGGAATTGCCCCTGAATCCTTAAATGATTGTGAAAGCGATTACTCTCCTTGGCTCCACTGGCTCTATCGGGACTCAGACGCTAGATATTGTGGCTCAAAACCCGGAAAAGTTCAGAATCGTGGGGTTGGCAGCAGGGCGCAACGTGCCGATGCTTGCCGCACAGATTCGGCAGTTCCGACCGAAAATTGCCGCTATCTGTCAAGAAGACAAATTGTCTGAACTGAAAGAAGCGATCGCAGACCTCGACCCCCAACCAATCCTGTTAAGTGGGGAAACTGGGGTCGTTGAAGTCGCCCGCTACGGCAATGCAGAAACGGTCGTCACCGGAATTGTGGGCTGTGCGGGGTTATTACCGACCATTGCCGCGATTGAAGCCGGGAAAGATATTGCTTTGGCGAATAAGGAAACTTTAATTGCGGGTGCCCCCGTGGTTCTGCCGCTGGTAGAGAAACACGGTGTGAAGCTGTTGCCAGCGGACTCTGAGCATTCTGCAATTTTTCAGTGTCTCCAAGGCGTCCCCAAAGGCGGCTTGCGACGGATTCTGCTCACGGCTTCTGGTGGTTCTTTCCGCGATTTGCCTGTCGAGAAATTAGCCTCTGTCACGGTTGCAGACGCCCTGAAGCATCCCAATTGGTCGATGGGTCGCAAAATTACCATTGACTCCGCTACATTGATGAATAAGGGGCTGGAAGTGATTGAGGCGCACTTCCTCTTTGGCATGGATTACGATGGCATCGAGATTGTCATCCATCCCCAAAGCATTATTCACTCGCTCATTGAATTGCAAGATACGTCAGTCTTAGCTCAGTTGGGTTGGCCTGATATGCGTTTGCCGCTACTTTATGCCCTATCCTGGCCTGAGCGAATCTATACCGACTGGGAACCGCTAGATTTGGTGAAAGCTGGAAATCTCACTTTCAAGGAACCCGATCACGAGAAGTATCCCTGTATGCAATTGGCGTATGCAGCAGGTCGTGCCGGGGGTTCGATGCCTGCGGTCTTGAATGCGGCGAACGAACAGGCAGTGGCGCTATTTTTAGAAGAAAAAATTCAATTTTTGGATATTCCTCGTTGCATCGAATCAGTTTGCGATCGCTTTACTTCCCAAAACCGCTCAACTCCTACTCTCGATGACATCATTGCCGCAGACAAATGGGCAAGACAGGAAGCACTTGAGGTCAGTCAGCAGTTGCACAAAGGTAGTAGCGCCACAGTCGTGCGTTAGGGAATTTTCTAGTCTTCCTTTAATAACTCACCAACTCATTTTCTACCCCGAACAAAGAATTTTGTAGTATCTTCCCAGACTCCTCGCTCGGTTGTTAGTTTATCAATTTCTGCTCTGTACTCAACTTGGAACTGCTCTAATTGTTCCGGTGATAGTTTCGCCAGCAGCGGATTTCCTTTAAAACTTAAATTAATCCCCTTCCAGGATAAGTCGTCATCCCTTAGATGGCGATACCGTCCAGACGGCTCAATTTTGATTTCGATATCTCTAAAACCTGCTTTTTGTAGCAAATTACGACACTTTTCTGGAGTACCGAGTGTTTCGAGGATGTGTGGTAGCGATATCCCCAATACTCTAGCGCAGATATTCCTGTAAACATCTCCCAGATAAGCTGTTTCCGGAGGACAGGTAAATGCTACAAATCCTCCTGTTTTCAGGAAGCGATACCACTTTTGTAAACTAGCAGGAATATCAGTAAAAAGTACAATTGCCTCACAGCAGAAAACAGCATCAAAACAACCATCATTAAAGGTGATGGATTCTGCATCTGCCTCAATCAATTCGATGTTTTTTAAGGAAGCTGCTTCAACTTTAACTCTAGCTTGATGGAGCATTCCCGGAGACATATCTATGCCAATGATATGGCCTTCCAAACCCACTTTCTGAGCGGCAGGAATCGCCAATAAACCTGTTCCAGTAGCCACATCAAGGATTTTATCTCCCTTCTGAATGGGGACAAATTCAAGTAGGAGATTGGCTTCAAGTGGATGGCGAGTTCCTTCCTCACAATCGTAGGTAGTTCTAGAATTATAAAATTCAATTACCTGTTGCTTGTAACTATTCATAATTCAATGAGTTGGTAATTTATGCGACTATAGTAGTCCTACTTGATTTGGAAAAAAAAACGACCGCAGAGAGGGAGATTAGAGAAACTTACGAATCCGCAAACGTGGTTCGTAATATTCAAGGAGAATAAAATTGGAAACTTATGCAGCCTGAAAGTCCTGATTTTGCAGCAACCCGAAAATAAAGTTAGAAACTAGAGAAATGTTTGTCTTTGAGGGCAGCTAAATTATAAACAATAAACCAACAATAAACTTGGAAACTGTCACACTGTAAGAAATACTCGCAAAGGATCTTTCAGAGGAAAAACAGTTTTTCTTGCCATAGTTAAGTAAAGTTACACAATACTATTTTTACCTAACGGGTCTAAAGATTCTTTCATCTGCTGCGCCGCTTCTATATCCGGACGTAAACCTGCTCGACGCACTAACTTCCACTGCTGAGCATTTTCGTCAAGAAAATGCTCAGCAGCATACTTCACTCGACGTACGGCAAACTGTTCTCGGTGCTCTACTACCTCCGCCAGAACTTGTGCTGTTAGGGGTAACTTATCAAGTTTTAGGAGGAGAGTAGAAGGAAGTCTATTTCCTCCAGAAGGAGTGGAAAATTCACAAACTGGGGCGGATGAATCAGTTCCTTGTCCGTCCCAGCTTGTTAGAGCTTGCAGAAAACATTCTGGAAAAGAGTCCTTTTACGGAATGGTTATCAGGTTACTTTGTCGCCTGCTCCACAAGACTGGGTAACTTTGTTGAAAATTCTTTAATCTGCATAAAATTGCTTTCTCCGAGAGATAAGTAAATAATGACTTGAGAATAGGGGCATTGCCATGAAGAGGAGAAAAGCACGAGTCAGGAGTACGCTACCCTGGGCTTCTACGCTAATCGGAGTCATGGGGTTTCTGACTGGAGTACCAACGCCAGTGGTAGGACAAGCTAATCCTCCCCAGGCAACCCAACAGTCAGCGGAACTGGAGTCAGCCAAGCAGCTGAACAAACAGGTAGACCAGCTTTACCAGCAAGGGCAATATGCTATAGCGATTCCCCTAGCCAAACGCGCCCTCGCTATTCGGGAAAAAGTGCTGGGCAAAGAGCATCCCGCTGTTGCCCTCAGTCTCAACAGTCTGGCAGTGCTGTACCGCTTACAGGGGAACTACAGCTCTGCCGAACCTCTCTATCAACGCTCCTTGGCAATCCGGGAGAATGTGTTGGGACTAGAGCATCCCGATGTTGCCCTCAGTCTCTACAATCTGGCAGAGCTGTACCAAGCACAGGGGAACTACAGCTCTGCTGAACCTCTCTACCAACGCTCTTTGGCAATCTCTGAGAAAGTGGTGGGCAAAGAGCATCCCTATGTTGCCAACAGTCTCAACGGTCTGGCAGAGCTGTACCAAGCACAGGGGAACTACAGCTCTGCTGAACCTCTCTACCAACGTTCCTTGGAAATCCGAGAAAAAGTGCTGGGACCAGAGCATCCCGATGTTGCTCACAGTCTCAACAGTCTGGCAGGGCTGTACCAGACACAGGGGAAGTACAGCTCTGCCGAACCTCTCTACCAACGCTCCTTGGCAATTTATGAGAAAGTGCTGGGACCAGAGCATCCCGATGTTGCCTCCAGCCTCCACAATCTAGCATCTCTGTACCGAGAACAGGGGAAGTACAGCTCTGCCGAACCTCTCCACCAACGCTCTTTGGCAATCTCTGAGAAGGTGCTGGGATCAGAGCATCCCGATGTTGCCTCCAGCCTCCACAATCTAGCATCTCTGTACCGAGAACAGGGGAAGTACAGCTCTGCCGAACCCCTCCACCAACGCTCCTTGGCAATTTATGAGAAGGTGCTGGGATCAGAGCATCCCTCTGTTGCAAAAAGCCTCAACAATCTAGCAATGCTGTACCAAGCACAGGGGAATTACAGCTCTGCTGAACCTCTCTTCCAACGCTCCTTGGCAATTTATGAGAAAGTGCTGGGACCAGAGCATCCCGATGTTGCCAACAGCCTCAACAATCTCGCAGCGCTGTACGAAGCACAGGGGAACTACAGCCAAGCTGAACCCCTCCACCAAAGCTCCTTGGTAATCCGGGAGAAGGTGCTGGGACCAGAACATCCCGATGTTGCTCAAAGTCTCAACAATTTGGCAGCCCTGTACCGAGCACAGGGGAACTACAGCTCTGCCGAACCTCTCTTTCAACGCTCTTTGGTAATCCGGGAGAAGGTGCTGGGTAAAGAACATCCCGATGTTGCCACCAGCCTCATCAATCTGGCAGCGCTGTACCAAGCACAGGGGAACTACAGCTCTGCCGAACCTCTCTTTCAACGCTCTTTGGCAATCTCTCAGAAGGTGCTGGGACCAGAGCATCCCGATGTTGCTCACAGTCTTAGCAATCTGGCAGCGCTGTACCAAGAACAGGGGAAGTACAGCTCTGCCGAACTTCTCCACCAACGCTCCTTGGCAATCTTAGAGAAAGTGCTGGGACCAGAGCATCCCCATGTTGCAAAAAGCCTCAACTATCTGGCATCTCTGTACCAAGCACAGGGGAACATCGTCCGTGCCCTTGAACTCCTGAACCGTGGCACTAATATCGAAGAACGCAACCTCGCCCTCATCTTCACCACTGGCTCCGAGGCTCAGAAAAGTGCCTACATCGCCACACTCTGGGGTACAACCAACTATACAGTCTCCCTGCAAACCCAGGACACATCCAACAACTCCCAAGCTACCCGCCTCGCTCTTACTACTATTCTGCGGCGCAAAGGCAGAGTCCTCAACGCCCTCACTGACAGCCTGCAAACTCTGCGCCAAAACCTCAAACCCTCTGACCAAAAATTACTTGACCAACTCGCTGCCACCCGCTCTCAACTGGCAGCACTACTGTTTAAGGGAACGGGTAATCTCCCCCCCAACCAGTACCGCCAGCAAGTCGCCACCCTGAAAGCTCAAGCCGACAAACTGGAAGCTACACTCTCTCGTCGTAGTGCCGAATTTCGTAGCGAATCCCAACCCGTCACCCTTGAAGCGGTGCAGCCGCTCATTCCTACTGATGCTGCCTTAGTTGAACTGATGTTGTACCAACCCTTCAACGCCAAAGCTACAAAACCAGATGAAAGGCTGGGTGCCCCTCGCTACGTCGCTTACGTCCTCCACTCTACGGGTGAACCCAAATGGGTAGACTTAGGCGAAGCCGCACTCATCAACCAAGCGGTTAATGACTTCCGCAAAGCACTGCGCTCTACCCTTTCCTCTAATGTCAAGCCAGTCGCCCGGACGCTGGATGAACTCCTCATGCAGCCCGTTCGTAAGCTTCTGGGCAACAGGCGAACCGTGCTGCTTTCCCCAGACAGCCAACTGAACCTGATTCCTTTCGCTGCCTTGGTTGATGAAAATAATCGCTATCTCGTCGAAAACTACTCCATCACCTACCTGAGTTCCGGACGTGACCTGTTGCGCCTCCAAAATCGCTCCAAAAGCAGTTCGGAACCTGTGCTGATTGCTAATCCTGATTATGACAAACCTGGCAACCCATCCGTGCCGGTTGCGACAACACGCAGCACTCTCAACCAGCGCTCTACAGACCTCGCCCAACTCCAGTTCGGCCCCTTACCCGGAACTGCCGCTGAAGCCGAAGCGATTGCCCCCATGCTACCAAGAGCTACCCTGCTGACCGGCTCACAGGCAACTGAAAATGCTCTCAAGCAACTCCAAAGTCCCAAAATTCTGCATATTGCGACTCACGGCTTCTTCTTCAATGACGTTCCCCTCGTTGCACCGCCCGATTTCTCCGGCTCATTGGTTCAAGACCGTGCCGCCATTGAAATCGTCCCCATTTCTGGCAACACCGAGAACCCCCTGCTGCGTTCGGGAATTGCTCTAGCCGGGTTCAACCCCCGTCAAAGTGGCAGTGAAGATGGAGTCCTGACGGCAATGGAAGCGGCCGGACTAAACCTATTAGGTACGAAGTTAGTGGTACTCTCAGCCTGTGAAACCGGATTGGGAGATGTTGCCAACGGGGACGGCGTTTATGGCTTGCGTCGTGCCTTGACCGTTGCCGGTGCCGAAAGTCAGCTAATCAGCCTATGGAAAGTCGATGATTTTGGCACCAAAGACCTGATGGCGAGCTATTACAAGCGCTTAATGGCGAATGTCGAGCGCTCTCAAGCTCTGCGTCAAACCCAACTAGAAATGCTCCAGAACCCACAGTACCAGCATCCTTTCTATTGGGCAGCTTTCATCCCCTCCGGCAATTGGACGAGCCTGGAGTCGGCGTCCCCCTAATCTCAATTAACTAGACACAAGTTTGACCTCTTAGCCTGTTCCGAGAGCGCGATCGCCAAAGTTTTCGCTCTACTGAAAGTCTTCCCACATTCTGGACTTCGTTCTTTTTACGGAATGTTTACACCCACATTCCGCACCCTCAACTGTCACATGAGCAGCAATTCCCTAGAAGCGATCGCGTTTATTGCTCAACGTTACAGTATTCCCTTCCTCTGTGATGCCTCCCAAGCTGTAGGAAAAATCCCCATACTCTTTGAAGAGTGGGAAATCACTTACCTAGCCATCTGTGCCCACAAACTCTATGGTTCCAATCGTAGCTAGTTGCGTAAGTCCTAATAATCTTAGTAAACCTAAACAAAGGTATTACCACTTTGGAAAACTGGTCGCTGATAAGTACAACGCGCTCTAAAAGGGTATGTGCCAGTTAGTTTCCAACTTTATTTTTCAGTTTCCAACTTTATTCTCCTTTTACAGCTATAGCAGCTTATTCCACTGTTACTGACTTCGCCAAATTCCGAGGCTGATCTACATCTAAGCCGCGAAGCGCTGCAATGTGATAAGCCAACAGTTGTAATGGAATAACTGTGAGGATGGGAGAAAGCAACTCTTCAACAGCAGGAACGGGCAATAAATCATCAAAGGTTTCCGCTGCTTCTGGGTCATTCATCGGCGTCACGCCAATTAAGCGGGAATCCCGCGCCTTCGCTTCCTGGGCATTCGAGAGGACTTTTTCGTACACAGTCCCCGGCATTGCGATCGCTACTACGGGCACTTTCGCATCCAACAATGCAATCGGGCCGTGTTTCATCTCTCCAGCGGGATAACCTTCGGCGTGGATATAGCTAATTTCTTTCAATTTCAGCGCCCCTTCCAAGGCAATTGGGAAATTAATCCCCCGTCCTAAAAAGATAAAATCTTTTGTTTCGGCAAAATCGTGAGTCAGATGCTCAATATAACGCTCCTGACTTTCTAAAATTAGTTCAATCTGCGCTGGCAACTGTCGTAAGCCAATTAAAATTTGCTCTAACCGAATTGCCGATACCGTCTGACGCCGATAAGCTAAATCCAGAGCCAAACAGTAAAACGCCATCAGCTGAGCAACAAAGGTTTTAGTCGCCGCTACTCCGATTTCAATTCCGGCGTGAGTTTCGATAATCTGCGGCACCATCGTCCCCAAAGTGCTTTCTGGGCGATTGGTAATCCCTAGCAATCGCGTCTGAAACTGGGGCGGCTGAGTGGCACGACGCTGGGATTCCATTGCCAAAGCCGCCAGGGTATCCGCTGTTTCTCCAGATTGAGTCACGCCAATTGTCAACGTATTCGCAGTTAGAGGCGCGGGTGCATAGCGAAACTCAGAGGCATACTGCACGATGGTCGGAATTCCCGCTAACTGTTCCAGCAGGTATTTACCCACCAGTCCAGCGTGCCAACTGGTGCCGCAGGCAAGAATTTGAATGTGTTCTAAATTTTCGTACAGTGACGCCGGTAAATTCAGTTTAATCGGAGATTGAGGAGACTCGGCATTCCAATCTGCATTCAGATAAGCTTCTAAACAAGCGCGAACTACTCCCGGTTGCTCATAAATTTCTTTGAGCATAAAGTGCTTGAATCCCTGTTTTTCCACCTGTACGGGATTCCAACTCAACGTCCGGGGACTTTTTTTGAGCCTATCGCCAGCAAAATTGTACACCTCAACCCCAATCGGGGTCATTCTTGCCAGTTCACCATTTTCCAGGGTCAGGACGGCACGAGTGTGGGGAACCAGTGCCGGAGTATCAGAGGCGCAGAAAAACTCTCCTTGACCGAATCCAATGGTGAGGGGAGCTTGTTGCCGTGCCACAATCAATTCATCGGGATAGTCGGCACAGATAACCGCGATCGCAAACGCTCCCTCCAGTTTATTTACCGCCTGCCGTACTACTTCTAAAAAGGGCGAATTCTGAATTACCGCCGCTGAGTTTTGCACTTGCTGTGACATCACTTCAGCCATCAATTGCGGGATTGCCTCCGTGTCTGTCCCCGCCTTCGTTACTGCTTGGCGCACTGCCTCTAAAAACGGAGCCTGCTGAGGTGTAGAAGCTGAGTTGTGTACTTGCTGTGCCATTAGTTCGGCGATTAGCTGGGGAATCAACTCCGTATCCGTCCCGGTTTTCGTCACCGCCAGCCGCACCGCTTCTAAAAACGGAAACGGTTGAGCTGTCGCCGCTGCTTGCTGCGCTTGCTGTGCCATTAATTCGGCGATTAAGTGGGGAATCACCTCGGTATCCGTCTCTGAGCGAAACTCGTGTCCCTTGGCTTTAAGTTCTTCTCGCAATTCCCGATAATTTTCAATAATCCCGTTTTGTACTACCGCGATTCGCTTCGCCGTATCCGTGTGGGGATGGGCGTTGTATTCTTCTGGCTTGCCGTGAGTCGCCCAGCGGGTGTGTCCGATGCCAATCGTCGCCGGATTGACTTCTCGTTGTAGCTTTTCGCGCAGGTTGTAGAGTTTGCCCTTTGCCCGCACGCAGTGGATGTCACCTTCCAAGACTGTGGCGATACCGGCAGAATCGTAGCCCCGGTACTCCAGTTTTTCCAAGCCTGCCAGCAAAATTTCTGTCGCCGCTTGAGTGCCAATATAGCCAACGATTCCGCACATATATCACAACACTCCTGTTCACACTTAATCTAAAAAGCTACTGGGCTATCCCAGGAACGTCAAGGTCAACAACATTGTATTGGTTACGGGCGATCGCGCTCTTGTTCCGTAAAAAAGAGGGAGCAATTTGCCCCCTCAATGCCTTGGAATCGGAATGATAAAAAGTGTTTTCAAGCCAGCTTGTTAGTATGCCAAGCCCATGCTGCGAGTAGTTTCAGCATTGCTCAAATAAACTCGGATACTCAAAAAGTCTGTAGGACAGGCAGTTTCGCACCGCTTGCAACCTACACAATCTTCAGTCCGAGGAGATGAGGCAATCTGTTGGGCTTTGCAGCCATCCCAGGGAACCATCTCTAGGACGTCCGTTGGGCAAGCGCGAACGCATTGGGTGCATCCAATGCAGGTGTCATAGATTTTAACGGTATGAGACATCGAAAAACGGCTCCTTTCTGAGTGTTCTCTACTAATGACACTAGAATCAAGGCTTAGTTTACCGCAGGCACAGAGACGCCTCTGCAAAAGGCTACAGAACTTCAAACTCTGTAATAGATTGCCCCTAATTGTGACTTGGCAATCAAGGCGGGGAAATCCCTCTGTCTCAATGCGGTTTGCCTCACCGGCAAAGCTGGGTTGCCTTCGACATCATAAAGAAGTGTGAACAAAAGACTTAACTCAGTTGAACAAAATTTCATTCAAACGTTCGACACCGATAAGTTTTAATCCTTGGGAATCGACTATGACACTGATTCGTTGGCAACCTTTTCAAGAAATGGAAACCCTGCGCCGTCAAATGGATCGAGTGTTTGACGAACTGGCAAGCGTTAATCGGGATGCTCCAATCACCTGGAAGCCTGCGATTGAGCTGCAAGATACAGAGGATAGCCTAATCTTGCGGGCACAGCTTCCTGGTATTGAAGCCAAAGACCTTGATATCCGCATTTCTCGTGAAGCGGTCGTGATTACAGGCGAACGCCGCTACGAAAAGAAAGAACAAGAAGGCGGTTACGTCCGTTCTGAGTTCCGCTACGGAAACTTTCAGCGAGTGATTCCTCTGCCTG
Above is a window of Coleofasciculus sp. FACHB-1120 DNA encoding:
- a CDS encoding methyltransferase domain-containing protein; translated protein: MQNSLQNKKLLAFKVFRYLIFYPFDLLLISSFLTINSFYQLTKIQTNNETYIINLYKYLINSPPLEEEVQFYLKKLDSGEITRTSLIFSFLMIPAETERKLFKTNGILSHHLARLTLVQEHLPPAKVILDLGGAAGHLVEGSLLAMGYPSIPDRVHIIDLPPEQRMFGSAILPTNEVTTPQGTKVTYYYQSMTDLSNFENEIIDLVWSGQSIEHITENEAEKVYMEVHRVLKPGGYFCLDTPNRKLTRLQVKMGFVHPEHKIEYCPEDLINNIEKFGFKVVDKKAVSPMPFSLRTGRFSRLELIDSVGLSEYPDEGYSFYLKCKKI
- a CDS encoding mannosyltransferase family protein, with protein sequence MEKYAATVEAAAVEKKDISTNGFVFATAMWLCSRLIIAIAMMVVAPALPSPSNMMPTSGWGVFEGWDSIHYRAIAVSGYEYANDGQGHNVAFFPVFPLLIRGVMTLGLPFEVAGTLVNNLALLGAIALVYFWVEERHGRSAARWASAVLAWCPFSLFGTVIYTEGLFLFFSTAALRAFDKRQYAWLSLCGALATATRPTGIALIPAFLIAAWKERRPLIAYVASLATAGGLLLFSLYCWIRFADPLAFIHAQRGWRPSVGFDWQGWWKMLMQISIGTANWKYGGIKDPWHPLLFLILVGCGYLLWRFRQKLGSVKVGYGFCVLWLILWLQAGDPLINTVSLVGGGYLLWHFRNQLSLVTVIYGFCGLGLILSSGGTWSIGRIAYGIVSLAIALGLLLSRHPRWGYATIGFFTVLLVPLSIRFAQHLWAG
- the dxr gene encoding 1-deoxy-D-xylulose-5-phosphate reductoisomerase, whose translation is MKAITLLGSTGSIGTQTLDIVAQNPEKFRIVGLAAGRNVPMLAAQIRQFRPKIAAICQEDKLSELKEAIADLDPQPILLSGETGVVEVARYGNAETVVTGIVGCAGLLPTIAAIEAGKDIALANKETLIAGAPVVLPLVEKHGVKLLPADSEHSAIFQCLQGVPKGGLRRILLTASGGSFRDLPVEKLASVTVADALKHPNWSMGRKITIDSATLMNKGLEVIEAHFLFGMDYDGIEIVIHPQSIIHSLIELQDTSVLAQLGWPDMRLPLLYALSWPERIYTDWEPLDLVKAGNLTFKEPDHEKYPCMQLAYAAGRAGGSMPAVLNAANEQAVALFLEEKIQFLDIPRCIESVCDRFTSQNRSTPTLDDIIAADKWARQEALEVSQQLHKGSSATVVR
- a CDS encoding methyltransferase domain-containing protein; translation: MNSYKQQVIEFYNSRTTYDCEEGTRHPLEANLLLEFVPIQKGDKILDVATGTGLLAIPAAQKVGLEGHIIGIDMSPGMLHQARVKVEAASLKNIELIEADAESITFNDGCFDAVFCCEAIVLFTDIPASLQKWYRFLKTGGFVAFTCPPETAYLGDVYRNICARVLGISLPHILETLGTPEKCRNLLQKAGFRDIEIKIEPSGRYRHLRDDDLSWKGINLSFKGNPLLAKLSPEQLEQFQVEYRAEIDKLTTERGVWEDTTKFFVRGRK
- a CDS encoding CHAT domain-containing protein; translated protein: MKRRKARVRSTLPWASTLIGVMGFLTGVPTPVVGQANPPQATQQSAELESAKQLNKQVDQLYQQGQYAIAIPLAKRALAIREKVLGKEHPAVALSLNSLAVLYRLQGNYSSAEPLYQRSLAIRENVLGLEHPDVALSLYNLAELYQAQGNYSSAEPLYQRSLAISEKVVGKEHPYVANSLNGLAELYQAQGNYSSAEPLYQRSLEIREKVLGPEHPDVAHSLNSLAGLYQTQGKYSSAEPLYQRSLAIYEKVLGPEHPDVASSLHNLASLYREQGKYSSAEPLHQRSLAISEKVLGSEHPDVASSLHNLASLYREQGKYSSAEPLHQRSLAIYEKVLGSEHPSVAKSLNNLAMLYQAQGNYSSAEPLFQRSLAIYEKVLGPEHPDVANSLNNLAALYEAQGNYSQAEPLHQSSLVIREKVLGPEHPDVAQSLNNLAALYRAQGNYSSAEPLFQRSLVIREKVLGKEHPDVATSLINLAALYQAQGNYSSAEPLFQRSLAISQKVLGPEHPDVAHSLSNLAALYQEQGKYSSAELLHQRSLAILEKVLGPEHPHVAKSLNYLASLYQAQGNIVRALELLNRGTNIEERNLALIFTTGSEAQKSAYIATLWGTTNYTVSLQTQDTSNNSQATRLALTTILRRKGRVLNALTDSLQTLRQNLKPSDQKLLDQLAATRSQLAALLFKGTGNLPPNQYRQQVATLKAQADKLEATLSRRSAEFRSESQPVTLEAVQPLIPTDAALVELMLYQPFNAKATKPDERLGAPRYVAYVLHSTGEPKWVDLGEAALINQAVNDFRKALRSTLSSNVKPVARTLDELLMQPVRKLLGNRRTVLLSPDSQLNLIPFAALVDENNRYLVENYSITYLSSGRDLLRLQNRSKSSSEPVLIANPDYDKPGNPSVPVATTRSTLNQRSTDLAQLQFGPLPGTAAEAEAIAPMLPRATLLTGSQATENALKQLQSPKILHIATHGFFFNDVPLVAPPDFSGSLVQDRAAIEIVPISGNTENPLLRSGIALAGFNPRQSGSEDGVLTAMEAAGLNLLGTKLVVLSACETGLGDVANGDGVYGLRRALTVAGAESQLISLWKVDDFGTKDLMASYYKRLMANVERSQALRQTQLEMLQNPQYQHPFYWAAFIPSGNWTSLESASP